The segment CGCATCGAGGCTTGCAACATACGTATTTGCTACCCTTCAATGCAGGTATCTATAATGCGGGGCAAGCAGCGTGAGCGCGATTCGAGTCGGAAGCCTCGTCTGCGATCCTTACGGATCTTCAAGCGAAAGGGGGTACACGGTCAGACGGGTTGAGCTTCCGTGTGACGCACGCACGATCGGTCCGTACACCGGGAACCCATCGGCGGACATCACGCGGATTCGCTCTTCGACCATCGCCGCCCATGCTCTCTCAAGCGTCGTCCCTGCGCAATCATCGACGATAGAGGGCGTCAACCATCGGCGGAGTCGTTACTGGGGGTAAGGCTTACGTTTGAGAACGAAGATTTGGCAAGCGGTTTTCATCGATCACGGAACCACCGGGCGCATGGCCGATGCGGTACGCAACGATCCGAACGGCACACGAACTTCCCGATTTACGTGATCCGCGTGCAAAGTCTTCAAACTCCAAAGAGGTGCCTCGCACGTTCATGCTTCTGAAGCGCGCAGGCACACGGATTTCGTTTCAAGGAGGTACAAGGTAATGGAAAACACCAACGTCCCGCTGTCCAAGCGCCTCGTCGGCATCGGGCTCGCGGCGCTCTGCATCGTCGCCTCGATGCTCATCCCGGGCTCCGAGCAGCTGCCCGCCGAGGGCGTGAAGACCTTAGGTCTCATGCTCGCGCTCGTGTCTTTGTGGGTCACGTCCGCCATGCCGCTCGGCGTGACGGCGCTCTTCGTCGTGGTCATGTGCCCGGTCCTCGGCATCGTGCCGAGCCTCGGCGACGCCATCAAGGGCTTCGCGAGCCCCGCGCTCTTCTTCATCATCGCGGTGTTCTCGCTGCCCGTCATCATGCTCAAGACCAACTGGGGCGTGCGCCTCATCAACATGATCGTCAAGCGGACCGGCGCGAACTCGCGCATGCTCGTGCTCGGCTTCATGGTCGCCACGACCCTCGTGTCCACGGTCATGTCCGACGTGCCCTGCACGGTGCTGTTCCTCGGCTTCGCGCTCACGATCCTCAACGCCACGGGCGCCAAGCCCCTGCAGTCCAACCTCGGGCGCTGCCTCATGATCGGCATCCCGATCGCGGCGGTCACGGGCGGCATGGCGACGCCCGCGGGCTCGTCGTTCAACGTCGTGGCCATGAACATCCTGCAGCAGGCCACGGGCACCTCGATCTCGTTTCTGGACTGGGTGGTCGTCGCGCTGCCGGTCGTGATCGTCATGACGCCGATCACGTGGTTCTTCATCACGCAGCTCATCAAGCCCGAGCCCATCGCCGACTCGGCGCTGCAGGGCATCCGCGACCAGGCCGCCGGCGCCAAGAAGGTCGAGCCCCACGAGGTCAAGGCGCTCGTCGTCATCCTCGGCCTCCTGGCCCTGTGGATCCTCGGCAACTGGGTGCCGGTCCTCAACGCCACCGTCGTCGCCCTCATCGGGCTCACGGTCATGTTCCTGCCCGGCATGAACCTGCTTTCCTGGAAGGAGTTCCAGACCTCCGTGCCCTGGGGCATCGTGCTCATGTGCGGCACCATCATGTCGATGGGCGGGGTCGTCGAGGCCACGGGCGGCGCGGCCTTCCTCGCGGGCGCCATCGCCGGCTCCGGCGTCATGGACCTCGGCTTCTTCGCGGCCTTCGCGCTCATGCTCGCGCTCATCTACCTGCTCCACACCGTGTGCCCCATCGGCGTGGCCATCCTCGGCATCTTCCTGCCGATCATGATCACGCTGTGCGCCGGCTTCGGCGTGAGCCCGGCCGTGCCCACGATCGCGCTCGCCGTGGTCGTCGCCGGCAACTACCTCATGCCGGTGAACCCCACCGTCATGCTCACCTACGGCGAGGGCTACTACACCTTCGGCGACATGTTCAAGACCGGCCTCGTGCCCGCGGTCGCGCTCGTGCTGATCATGGCCGCCTGGATGCCCTTCATCGTGGGGGTCATGGGGATATAGGGCGCGCAAACCGTACGCAAACCGCACGCTCCGTATGTTCGGAAGGCCGCTGCAAGCGGCCTTCCTCATATTATTCCGCTGAAAATACTGGCAGTTTGCAACTATTTATGGGATGATAATCTTATCGAATTCAACCGGAAGGAAAACCTATGTGGCATAGCTGCAACCCAAAGTCGGACGATGATCTGAAAGAGTGCGCGGAGCTCGGCAAATCGCTCAACCGCCTTTCCCAGCCCACCATCCTTACGCTGCTCGCGCAATCCGACGAGCCCTTGCATGGCTACATCATCGTGCAGCTCGCTGCGCAGTCGCCCATGTTCGGCGGGAAGAAGCCCGATGCGACGGGCATATACCGCGCCCTCAAGCGCATGGAGGAAAACGAACTCGTCACCTCGAAATGGGATACGCCCGAAGAAGGCTCTGCAAAGCGCATGTTCTCGCTGACCGACAAGGGCCGCGGATGCCTGCGGCGCTGGATCGATGCGCTCGCCTGCTACGAACTCACGCTCGAAGAGCTCAGGGCCGATGCCGCAAGCGCCTTAGGGATCGATCTTCCAGAAACGCCAAGGTGCGCAGGATAGCTTTCGCGCTGCCGTATAGCAGCCGTTCGGGTGTCGCGTGCACGCTGCGGGCACACCCTTGCCGGACGACCAACCGATTGGGCGGATACGGTCTGCCAAAGCAGATCCCCTTACCGCAATCGATCGCCCGCACCCCTGCGCAGCCATGCATCGATGCTTCTGCTCGCCTACCCGTTTTCTGCTCCGAACGCGGGCACCTGCGCTACACTGAAACCCTGAGAGATGGGAGTTTTCGAAGATGAAGCCGCAAAAACTCAACGACGAGGAACTCGCTTCCGTAGCAGAGCTCGATTCGCCTATCCTCACCGCTTTGGCCGAATGGGCGAACAAGCGTCTCACCTGTTCGCACTGCAAGCGCTGCACGATCAGGTGCGAGGTGCTGGACCAACCCGGTCTCGATGTAGGCCTTGTCGAAGAAAGCTACCGCGAAATCACCGCCGTGCCCTTCGACGACCAGCCGGCAGCGGTCATCGAGCTCGTGCAGGAGCGCCCCGAGCTGTTCATTGCGCTTCGGCGCTGCTGCTTCTGCGGCTATTGCACGGCCACCTGCCAAACCCATGTGCTCGCAGCCGACCGGATGCGCGATTGGCGCGAGCTGTTCATGAGGGCGAACTACATGCCCCCCGACGATTCGCGCCTTGTCATGGTCGATAACGAGTGGCATATCTTCAGTGCGTACCGTGCCGTTTACGGCATCGGCTATCCCGAGTTCACCTCCTTGCCGCAAGCGGCCGAAGCGGGACCCGGCACCGTCGACACGCTGTTCTTCCCCGGCTGCTCGCTCGTCAGCTACACGCCTCATCTTGTACGCGCAGCGGGCCAATGGCTCACTGACGCCGGCATTTCCTGGGCGCTTTCCGACGAGTGCTGCGGAAGCCCCCTTATGAGCGCCGGGCTGTTCGACCGAGCGGCAGCGCTTCGCCAGCGCGTCATCGACCAGATGCACGAGGCGGGCATCACCCGTATGATCACGGTGTGCCCCGGCTGCGGCGACGAGTTTTCTGAATACCTCGAAGGCAGCGGCATCGAGATCGTCCCGCTGCCCGAAGTGCTCTACATTGAGGCGCGGCGGCGCGAAGCTGCAGGTAAACCGAGCGGGTTTTCACCGCTTGGCGAGACCAGCCTCACGTTTTTCGATTCCTGCCACGACCGCGCAGACAACCGCCACGGTAAGGCTATCCGCGCGCTCGCGAAACGCTATCTGCCCGATGCGACGCGCGTCGAGCTCGAGCATCACGGACGCGGTACGCTTTGCTGCGGAGCAGGCGGAGCCGTGGCCTCCTACGACGAGGACATCACGAACCGCCGCGTGTGGCGCGTGATCGAAGAAGCCCGGGCGACCGGCGCCGAAACGCTCGTTACCGCATGCCCCACCTGTACCTACACCGTTGCCCAAGCGTGTTTGGGCGTTTCGCCCGAATACGGCATCGGCAACCGCCACTACCTCGAGCTTCTGTTTGGCGAACCCATCGACTGGCCGCTCATATTCGACCAGCTCGGCTCTATGTGGACCGGCGAATACGGCCCGTGGCTCAACCAGACGTTCTTCGGGTAGGCGCACGGCGCGTTTCGAAACCGCAATCTGCCAACCGATGCGGCGATTCGGAGTCTGGCCGTCAGATACAGGGCGCTTTCTTCCTCATCGGAAGCGGGCTGCATTCGTCGAAGAGTTCGCACTCGTCGCATTCCTCGACGATGGGGGGATGGATGTCATCCCACGGGATCGCCTCGAATCCGAGCGCTTCGTAAAACGCACGGCTCGTTCCCCGCGATACGAGCCGAAGCTCCCCGAACTCTCCGAGGGCGCCTTCGACAAGCGCACGTCCCACACCGAATCCGCGCCACGTCGAGTACACGACAACGGGATTGATGTGGCACACGCCTGCGCTATCGAACACAAGGCGGATGAAGCCGACGATATCGCCGTCATCGCTCACGGCAACGCGCACGGTATCGCCCGGCTCGATCGGCCCCATGCCCTCAAGCGACGAATAAGCGGTAAGCGTTGCGCAATCGCCCGGCTCGGCATGTCTGATGGTGAACAGTTCGCTCATGACGCAATCCTAAAACGGGGGCAGGTATATTTTGTCGCGCGACTGCGGGATGGCCTTCTTGCCGAGCTCGGTAAGCCCTTTGACGACCTGCGGCATGAGCGAGACGGGAATGCCCATCATCATGCAATCGTCGCCCACATCGGAGCTTGCGCGGCACCCGTAGCATCCGAACGAGATGTTGATCTCGCCCGAGGTCATCGGCAAAAGCGTGGTCTCGACGCACTGGGCGTTGTATCCGCTTGCATGGAAGTCATGGCGATGGCCCGTGTAGTACGAAGTGGCCATCGAAAGCCACATGATCTGTTCAGGCTGAGCCACGATGGCGACGACCTCGGCTTCGCACGCCGCATCGGAAAGCGGCGTGACCACCGTCGCGTCTACGGTACGCGGCTCCAGGCACGGGCGCTCAAGCACCATCCGCTTGGCAGCCTCCACCGAATCGAGCTTATGGAACAGGATGTACAGCTCGCCCGACGCAAGCTTCTCCGGCATCTCCGTAAGACCCAGGATCGACGTTCCGTCAGGGCATGCGTGGCGGTTCGCCGGCATCATGAGCGAGCGCCCCCGCCGAGCTGCCATAAGCGACTGGCAGTACCGCAGCCTCTCTTCGGGAATCGGCACATCGGGAACCGGATCGCCCGCCTTGACGAGCGATATCGCCACCGGATGCCACCGAAGCCCCAGCACCTCGGTCAAAACGCGCGACCACTCGGCGTAGAGCGCCTTGGTCTTGGGATCGAGCGGAGCCGCCTTCTCGCGATCGGCGAACACCGATGCCGCCGCAGCCGACGCCTCGATGCGGATCGCATGTTCCGGGCACTGCCCCGCGCATGTCTCGCATCCCCAGCAATCCTCGGCTCGAACTGCTTGAGGGCAGTCATCCATCACGAATACATTGACCGGGCAGAACGCCTCGCAGAGCCCGCAGGACGTGCAGGCCCCCCTATCGATATGCACCGTATAAGCGACTTCTGCCGCTTTGCCGTTTTCCATTAAAAAGCCCTTTCTATCACTCAAAAAGCCAGGAAGTCAGGTGATCGCGCAGGACGGTGCCCACAAAACGAGTGCAGGATCGCAACCAGCCCACAGGGTTGATTCGCGCGACCCAGGGATCGTCTGAGCGACCAGACGCCGCCTGCGTGCCCGCCGCCGCAGGTTTACCGCAGCTCTTCTTTCCCCCAAGGAGGATACACCCTTCTCCCCGAATCGTCCGTCAAATGATACGAACAGAACGGGATGGCGCGCCCATCGGGCACCGTCACCATCATAGAGCATTCGCGCAGCCGCTGCACGTCCATCGACGTGGCATCCATATAGTTCATGATGACGATCGAAAGCCCGCTCGATACGTCGTGACCGCGCGCCGCGAGTATGTCCAGAAACACCGAGCCTTGCGGGCTGTCCGGACTGTATCCCGCTCGATATTCCTCATCGGTCAGAAGCTTCGTAGCCGGCACGAACCCGCTCGGGTGTTCGGCCTGATCGCTCTTTAGCAGAAAGACGCCGGTGTCGCACAGCGGGTTCGAGCAGCCGAGCGGCCAGATGTCGTAGGGATCGAGCAGACCGTCCGACTGCTCGGCGAGCCCGAACGCCACGTCGCCCGCCGACATGGGCATGGCCCGCGTCGCATCGAAACGTCCCGAGGTAAACGCAGGCTGCAGCGCTAGACCCGCCACCACATCGGCGTTATCCAGGCAGAAACGCAGCAGATCGCCGAGCTGCTTGTCATTGGATCCCGCGACCACGGCCACCGACAGCACCACCTGGATGCCAACCTCGCGACACCGTTCGATCACCTTCATCTTGATATCGAGGATATCGCGCCCGCACGTTGCTTCGTACACATCGCCTGTCAGGCCGTCGAACGAAAGGTACACGCCCGTGAGCCCCGCGAATACGAGCTCTTCCAGATACCCGTCACGCGCCGCGATCACGAGGCCGTTCGTATTGACCTCGATACCCCAGAAGCCTTTGTCCCTGCCCATGCGGATGATTTCGGGCAAGTCTTTGCGACACGTCGGCTCGCCGCCCGTGATCTGCACGGCGCCGTCTGTTCCCACGGCGTTCGCGATCACCTCGTACATGGCGTCGATCTCCGCAAGCGTTGGATCGCCCTCGCCGGTCTCGGCGCTCATAAAGCATACCGGGCAGTGCAGGTTGCAGTTGCGGGTGACCTCGATCTCAAGCAGGGTACCTCGGCGCTCATGGCGCGAGCAGGTGCCGCACCCGTAAGGGCACGCGGCCCCGGCCGGTATCGTGTTTTCTGGCTTGGTCTTAGGAAACGCATGGTTCCTCAACCAAAGGTAATGGTCGGCGTCGGGCCACATGCGCGTGGCGAGCGGCCCGTGCTCTGAGCAGGTGCGCTCCATCCACACCACGCCTTCACCGTCGGCGTACACTTCGGCGGGAAGCTCTTTCAGGCACGTCGGGCAAAGCGCGATCGTCTTGTGGAGCGGGGTTTTCGCAACAGATGTGCTCATGGGATTCCTATTCGTCGATGTACTGACGGGGATCGTGATTGTCGTTGGGAGGCGTAGTGATGCGCAAGCCGATGAAGTCGACCCAGTCGAGCACACGCTGCGGCACGTAGATGCCAGGCTGCGCCTTGGCCGCTTCGGCAATCGCGCGGATGCACGATACCGTATGGGCCAGATCCGTCATCTCGTCGACATCGGACACCGGCGACAAGAACGCCGAGGGGATGTTCTTGTCCTGCAGCTTCTCTACGTACCCGTCAAGAGCGGGACGGCCGCCCGTGTTGTAGTACACGCCTTGATGGTCGATCGGCGTGTTGTAGCTGAAGCCGACGAGCGAGGTTCCGCATTCCTGACACGGCGCCTGTACGAAACCGGGAGTACCGAGCGCCTGATAGTAATCGAGCCAGCCGAACGCTTGCGATACATGCGAGCGCGGCATGGTGGGAATATCGCCGCCGACCGAAACGATGCTCTCGTAACCGAGCGCGAAAATCTGGGCGAACGCATCGTCGAAATGGTCGTCGAACGTGGCACCCTTGTCGGTGATGTAGTGGATCTCCATGGGCCACGGGCCTATTTCGTCGTAGGTTGCCTTCATGACCTCGACGTTTTCGGCCGGCGTAGTCGATACGAAGAAGTCGTAGGTGATCTTGGTCGCTTTGGGGTCGCTTTCCACAAGCGCATCGTTTTCCGCCTGAAGCTCAAGCAGCACCTGCATGCACAGCTCCGATACGTCGAACAGGCTCCGCTTGAAGAACTCGGCAGCCTGTTCGTCGGAGAACGGACCGCTCGCCACAAGACGCGTCTTCACCATCCCGGGAACCGGGGGCTTGCTGAACAAGAGCAGGGCGTGTTTCTTTTCCGCCATTCGATATCTCCTCGTCTATCGTGTCGTACCGAGCAGCGCTGCGCTCTCGGCCTTTTTCGTTGTTCTGTTCGGCGCTTTCGCCGATGTGCCTCGTACGGCTTTTACCGAGGCAATCGGCTTTCCGCCGCCGTACCCGGCAGCCGACCGCGCCTTTGGCCTTCGCCTACGTCGCCCGATCATCCGCCTTTTGAATCGTGCACTGAATCGCGTTGTACGCCCAGGTTCCGATCATCGCTTCGCCGTCTGCAACCGAGCAGTCGGTCAGCAGATTGATGTTCGACTCGAACATCCCGCCGAACCCGGGAGCTCCCGGCACGCGCTCGGGAAACCACCATCCGTAATCGGCGCTCACGATGTCGTCGCGCATGGGCGCGGTTTTCAGTATAAAGCTCGCCGCGCCCTTGCCGTTCGAAAGCACGACCGGATCGCCGTCGGAAAGCCCGAGCCGCTCGGCCGTTTGCGGGCTCACCTCAGCCAAGGGATGAGGATAGCTCGCACGGAAATCCGGGTTGGAAAGGAACATCGAGGCGTTGTAGGGCTGCTTGCGCGCTCCGGTTATGAGCATGAGGCACTCGCCCGCCTGGCCGCGTACTCCAACGTCCGAAAGCGCTTTGCCGCTCGCCGCGACCTCGTCCGGAATCGCACCGCCCGGTACAGCTACAG is part of the Raoultibacter phocaeensis genome and harbors:
- a CDS encoding SLC13 family permease: MENTNVPLSKRLVGIGLAALCIVASMLIPGSEQLPAEGVKTLGLMLALVSLWVTSAMPLGVTALFVVVMCPVLGIVPSLGDAIKGFASPALFFIIAVFSLPVIMLKTNWGVRLINMIVKRTGANSRMLVLGFMVATTLVSTVMSDVPCTVLFLGFALTILNATGAKPLQSNLGRCLMIGIPIAAVTGGMATPAGSSFNVVAMNILQQATGTSISFLDWVVVALPVVIVMTPITWFFITQLIKPEPIADSALQGIRDQAAGAKKVEPHEVKALVVILGLLALWILGNWVPVLNATVVALIGLTVMFLPGMNLLSWKEFQTSVPWGIVLMCGTIMSMGGVVEATGGAAFLAGAIAGSGVMDLGFFAAFALMLALIYLLHTVCPIGVAILGIFLPIMITLCAGFGVSPAVPTIALAVVVAGNYLMPVNPTVMLTYGEGYYTFGDMFKTGLVPAVALVLIMAAWMPFIVGVMGI
- a CDS encoding radical SAM protein, which gives rise to MSTSVAKTPLHKTIALCPTCLKELPAEVYADGEGVVWMERTCSEHGPLATRMWPDADHYLWLRNHAFPKTKPENTIPAGAACPYGCGTCSRHERRGTLLEIEVTRNCNLHCPVCFMSAETGEGDPTLAEIDAMYEVIANAVGTDGAVQITGGEPTCRKDLPEIIRMGRDKGFWGIEVNTNGLVIAARDGYLEELVFAGLTGVYLSFDGLTGDVYEATCGRDILDIKMKVIERCREVGIQVVLSVAVVAGSNDKQLGDLLRFCLDNADVVAGLALQPAFTSGRFDATRAMPMSAGDVAFGLAEQSDGLLDPYDIWPLGCSNPLCDTGVFLLKSDQAEHPSGFVPATKLLTDEEYRAGYSPDSPQGSVFLDILAARGHDVSSGLSIVIMNYMDATSMDVQRLRECSMMVTVPDGRAIPFCSYHLTDDSGRRVYPPWGKEELR
- a CDS encoding PadR family transcriptional regulator — protein: MWHSCNPKSDDDLKECAELGKSLNRLSQPTILTLLAQSDEPLHGYIIVQLAAQSPMFGGKKPDATGIYRALKRMEENELVTSKWDTPEEGSAKRMFSLTDKGRGCLRRWIDALACYELTLEELRADAASALGIDLPETPRCAG
- a CDS encoding GNAT family N-acetyltransferase, with the protein product MSELFTIRHAEPGDCATLTAYSSLEGMGPIEPGDTVRVAVSDDGDIVGFIRLVFDSAGVCHINPVVVYSTWRGFGVGRALVEGALGEFGELRLVSRGTSRAFYEALGFEAIPWDDIHPPIVEECDECELFDECSPLPMRKKAPCI
- a CDS encoding (Fe-S)-binding protein produces the protein MKPQKLNDEELASVAELDSPILTALAEWANKRLTCSHCKRCTIRCEVLDQPGLDVGLVEESYREITAVPFDDQPAAVIELVQERPELFIALRRCCFCGYCTATCQTHVLAADRMRDWRELFMRANYMPPDDSRLVMVDNEWHIFSAYRAVYGIGYPEFTSLPQAAEAGPGTVDTLFFPGCSLVSYTPHLVRAAGQWLTDAGISWALSDECCGSPLMSAGLFDRAAALRQRVIDQMHEAGITRMITVCPGCGDEFSEYLEGSGIEIVPLPEVLYIEARRREAAGKPSGFSPLGETSLTFFDSCHDRADNRHGKAIRALAKRYLPDATRVELEHHGRGTLCCGAGGAVASYDEDITNRRVWRVIEEARATGAETLVTACPTCTYTVAQACLGVSPEYGIGNRHYLELLFGEPIDWPLIFDQLGSMWTGEYGPWLNQTFFG
- a CDS encoding DUF169 domain-containing protein, which encodes MENGKAAEVAYTVHIDRGACTSCGLCEAFCPVNVFVMDDCPQAVRAEDCWGCETCAGQCPEHAIRIEASAAAASVFADREKAAPLDPKTKALYAEWSRVLTEVLGLRWHPVAISLVKAGDPVPDVPIPEERLRYCQSLMAARRGRSLMMPANRHACPDGTSILGLTEMPEKLASGELYILFHKLDSVEAAKRMVLERPCLEPRTVDATVVTPLSDAACEAEVVAIVAQPEQIMWLSMATSYYTGHRHDFHASGYNAQCVETTLLPMTSGEINISFGCYGCRASSDVGDDCMMMGIPVSLMPQVVKGLTELGKKAIPQSRDKIYLPPF
- a CDS encoding TIGR04282 family arsenosugar biosynthesis glycosyltransferase, with amino-acid sequence MAEKKHALLLFSKPPVPGMVKTRLVASGPFSDEQAAEFFKRSLFDVSELCMQVLLELQAENDALVESDPKATKITYDFFVSTTPAENVEVMKATYDEIGPWPMEIHYITDKGATFDDHFDDAFAQIFALGYESIVSVGGDIPTMPRSHVSQAFGWLDYYQALGTPGFVQAPCQECGTSLVGFSYNTPIDHQGVYYNTGGRPALDGYVEKLQDKNIPSAFLSPVSDVDEMTDLAHTVSCIRAIAEAAKAQPGIYVPQRVLDWVDFIGLRITTPPNDNHDPRQYIDE